From the genome of Canis lupus familiaris isolate Mischka breed German Shepherd chromosome 8, alternate assembly UU_Cfam_GSD_1.0, whole genome shotgun sequence, one region includes:
- the ZC2HC1C gene encoding zinc finger C2HC domain-containing protein 1C, whose product MAGLQLAPPLPVGVMLPYNEREAPGLLSAKQEPYEKGDSSQRSSMGHLRNNFQQKLLSNKELTLDNLYTHSKWNACTKAGSCSYPHCVGISQQDSRSDSQGQAKGSFYSANSQSWYPKANNQEFIPFTKKRVGVDRAYPLKPVFHRKSHSTSEAGIDGDQDVSPRPPEPREFPYSSFGSRNWVNASVLHAIAATQEERAMANPNRTEWMQIQRLEAAGESLQEEIRRKETLLREKLKKTEEELRRIQKEKEQAKENEKRELQRMTLPRRRIKGNSNTTYKPTFSPEFGSEEVFSRDRGEDELWGQSQENSGPFQFSDYGIQKLKRERLVASNNRIRDLVSESSKEFSQSSEGPGSVLWGSTSNSSLSRGPDSSVSSCSTEDPKLGECSHCGRKFLLVRLERHSNVCSRMQGSKRKVFDSSRARAKGTELEQYLNWKGPAPVKAEPPQKSNWRQKHESFIRTLRQAREVQQVIAKGGNPSDLPPILPAENPDYIQCPHCSRHFAPKVAERHIPKCKTIKNRPPPPRKHYS is encoded by the exons ATGGCTGGCCTCCAGTTGGCACCACCTCTGCCTGTGGGCGTTATGCTTCCATATAATGAAAGGGAAGCTCCAGGGCTCCTCTCAGCTAAGCAAGAGCCCTATGAAAAAGGTGACTCTTCTCAGCGGTCCTCCATGGGGCACCTGAGGAACAATTTCCAGCAGAAGCTTTTGAGCAACAAAGAGCTGACGCTGGATAATCTCTACACTCACTCCAAATGGAACGCCTGCACAAAAGCTGGGAGCTGCTCCTATCCCCACTGTGTTGGAATCAGCCAGCAAGATTCAAGAAGCGATTCCCAAGGCCAAGCAAAGGGTTCGTTTTACTCAGCAAATTCTCAGTCCTGGTATCCCAAAGCAAATAATCAGGAATTCATCCCCTTTACGAAGAAGCGAGTTGGGGTAGACCGGGCATACCCGCTGAAACCCGTGTTCCATAGGAAGTCTCACAGTACAAGTGAAGCTGGCATTGATGGGGACCAGGATGTCTCTCCGAGACCCCCTGAACCAAGAGAGTTTCCATACAGCAGCTTTGGTTCAAGGAACTGGGTGAATGCATCTGTGCTCCATGCCATTGCTGCCACACAGGAGGAGAGAGCCATGGCAAACCCCAACAGGACCGAATGGATGCAGATCCAAAGACTAGAAGCTGCAGGGGAGAGCTTACAAGAGGAAATCCGGAGAAAAGAAACCCTCCTTAGGGAAAAGCTgaagaagacagaggaggaaCTCCGAAGGatccagaaagaaaaggaacaggctaaggaaaatgaaaaaagagagctACAGAGAATGACACTCCCCAGGAGGAGAATTAAAGGTAATAGCAACACCACATACAAACCTACCTTCTCCCCAGAATTCGGGTCTGAGGAGGTCTTCAGTAGAGACAGGGGAGAAGATGAACTTTGGGGACAGTCTCAAGAAAATTCTGGTCCATTCCAGTTCTCTGATTACGGAATACAGAAGCTCAAAAGGGAAAGACTGGTGGCAAGCAATAACAGAATCCGAGACCTAGTCTCAGAGTCATCAAAGGAGTTTTCTCAGTCTTCAGAAGGGCCTGGCAGTGTTTTGTGGGGATCCACCAGCAATTCTAGTTTGTCTAGGGGACCAGACTCTTCGGTTTCCAGCTGTTCCACTGAAGACCCCAAACTTGGCGAATGTAGCCACTGTGGACGCAAGTTTCTCTTGGTCAGACTGGAGAGACACTCCAACGTCTGCAGCAGGATGCAGGGTTCCAAGAGGAAAGTGTTTGACTCCTCCAGGGCCCGGGCCAAGGGCACAGAACTAGAGCAGTACCTGAACTGGAAGGGGCCAGCCCCAGTCAAG GCTGAACCTCCTCAGAAGAGCAACTGGAGACAGAAGCATGAGTCTTTCATCCGTACTCTCCGTCAGGCCCGAGAGGTCCAGCAGGTAATTGCCAAAGGTGGAAACCCCTCAGACTTGCCACCCATTCTACCTGCAGAAAATCCAGATTATATTCAGTGTCCACACTGCAGCCGCCACTTTGCTCCCAAGGTGGCTGAGCGCCACATTCCCAAGTGTAAGACCATTAAGAATCGGCCCCCACCTCCAAGGAAGCATTACAGTTGA
- the ACYP1 gene encoding acylphosphatase-1: MNMAEGDTLISVDYEIFGKVQGVFFRKYTQAEGKKLGLVGWVQNTDQGTVQGQLQGPVSKVRLMQEWLETKGSPKSHIDRANFRNEKVILKLDYSDFQIVK, translated from the exons ATGAACATGGCAGAAGGGGACACCCTGATATCAGTGGATTATGAAATTTTTGGGAAGGTCCAAGGGGTGTTTTTCCGCAAGTACACTCAG gcTGAGGGTAAAAAGCTGGGATTGGTTGGCTGGGTCCAGAACACTGACCAGGGCACAGTGCAAGGACAATTGCAAGGTCCGGTCTCCAAAGTGCGTCTTATGCAGGAATGGCTTGAGACAAAAGGAAGTCCCAAATCACACATCGACAGAGCAAACTTCAGGAATGAGAAAGTCATCTTAAAGTTGGATTACTCAGATTTCCAAATTGTGAAATAA
- the MLH3 gene encoding DNA mismatch repair protein Mlh3 isoform X4: protein MSLASRRARARRPRRLVARSWQLFPVKEGNQCLAFLPAFYLAMIECLSVEVQARLRSGLAICSLGQCVEELVLNSIDAEAKCVAVRVNMETFQVQVIDNGFGMGSDDIDKVGNRYFTSKCNSIQDLENPRFYGFRGEALASIADMASAVEISSKKNRTMKTFVKLFQNGKALKACEANLTRPSAGTTVTVYNLFYQLPVRRKCMDPRLEFEKVRQRIEALSLMHPSISFSLRNDVSGSMVLQVPKTKDVCSRFCQIYGLGKSQKLREIKFKYKEFELSGYISSEAHYNKNMQFLFVNKRLVLRTKLHKFIDFLLRRESIICKPKNGSSSRQVNSSPRHRANPELHGIYVINMQCQFCEYDVCMEPAKTLIEFQDWDTVLVCIQEAVKMFLKKEKLFMELSGEDIKEFSEDNDFSLFSATLQKHVPSDEKGDQVNFQEACNSISDSYEMFNIQSKAVKRKATIENRRNTENSRDLEGIRKKTNDSFLYNYESVDPSHSKVMESSLQTKDSSCSESGILEQQTAEVSESGENEKHKKLCLELNSSENLSRIHSEMFASPFQTSYCFEKSGDDLEIQNTNTIVNGMAASILKNNGIRNQLERFKVATEMGCQSLPFATTLLRLHGAQREEEKKKQPSNCGRTNVFSYGQVKLCSTGFITHVVQNEQTKSTEREYLLKNCIQPGPMSARETFLNRACHSLQTPEIKDRTSTLNKKFAQLSNKKLCRTNIRYGVENKPIATYKNVSISQESSKNSQIDCLLPDTSSSPWCTHISNGSKKIDKLICSSKPITHKKLSLGSQLGSLEKFKRQYGKVKNPLNIEVVENNNFEISTSLSPQVEPGIPWKDQNHLDNSDIYKVATMKYDSNNSCQPVSHMLYPKKFPFSNEEDCLEQQMPCLRESPITLEELSHFSRKPLDVKQSPKSLASKLSRMKGCEGETQAVEMMSHFDELPQSDSSRKDHDLCSGLTLDSCELTKNKYEKTESDIIPVLDSVTQDNSFNKDSETSSNKSTTENSVIPETPLVLPCDRSKDVSKDSDVLIASEPQIGSPDSPNRMSVSHVEVSTADQNGTCFQSEESIARTCSVDEESSTCSLDWQQHFDVALGRMVYINKITGLSTFTAPTEDVRATCTKDLTTIAVDVLHENGTQYRCHPFRSDLILPFLPRAREERTMMRQNRDTVDDTVGKESLQSLFSEWENPVFARYPEVAVDVSSGQAKSLVVKIHNVLYPYRFTKEMIHSMQVLQQVDNKFIACLMSTKTEENGEAGGNLLVLVDQHAAHERVRLEQLITVSPPRDSQYH, encoded by the exons ATGAGCCTCGCGAGCCGACGTGCGCGCGCCCGGCGTCCGAGGCGGTTGGTGGCCAGGAGTTG GCAATTATTTCCAGTGAAAGAAGGAAACCAGTGCCTGGCGTTCTTACCAGCTTTCTACCTTGCCATGATCGAGTGCTTGTCAGTTGAAGTACAGGCCAGATTGCGCTCCGGTTTGGCAATATGCTCCTTAGGCCAGTGTGTTGAGGAGCTTGTCCTCAACAGTATTGATGCTGAAGCAAAATGTGTGGCCGTCAGGGTGAACATGGAAACCTTCCAAGTTCAAGTGATAGACAATGGATTCGGGATGGGGAGTGATGATATAGACAAGGTGGGAAATCGTTATTTCACTAGTAAATGCAACTCTATACAGGACTTGGAGAATCCCAGGTTTTATGGTTTCCGAGGGGAGGCCTTGGCAAGTATAGCTGACATGGCCAGCGCTGTGGAAATTTCATCCAAGAAAAACAGGACAATGAAAACTTTTGTGAAACTGTTTCAGAATGGAAAAGCCCTGAAAGCTTGTGAAGCTAACTTGACTAGACCAAGTGCTGGGACAACAGTAACAGTATATAACCTATTTTATCAGTTACCTGTAAGAAGGAAATGCATGGACCCTAGACTGGAGTTTGAGAAGGTTAGGCAGAGGATAGAAGCTCTCTCACTCATGCacccttccatttctttctctttgagaaATGATGTTTCTGGTTCCATGGTTCTTCAGGTCCCTAAAACCAAAGACGTATGTTCCCGATTTTGTCAAATTTATGGACTGGGTAAATCccaaaaattaagagaaataaaatttaaatataaggaaTTTGAGCTTAGTGGCTATATCAGCTCTGAGGCACATTACAACAAGAACATGCAGTTTTTGTTTGTGAACAAAAGACTAGTTTTAAGGACAAAGCTGCataaattcattgattttttattgaGGAGAGAAAGTATTATATGCAAACCAAAGAATGGCTCATCCAGTAGACAAGTGAATTCAAGTCCTCGGCATCGGGCTAATCCAGAACTCCATGGGATATATGTAATCAATATGCAGTGCCAATTCTGTGAATATGATGTGTGCATGGAGCCAGCAAAAACGCTGATTGAATTTCAAGACTGGGATACTGTTTTGGTTTGCATTCAGGAAGcagtgaaaatgtttttaaagaaagaaaaattatttatggaATTATCAGGTGAGGACATTAAAGAATTTAGTGAAGATaatgattttagtttatttagtGCTACTCTTCAGAAGCATGTGCCCTCTGATGAGAAAGGTGACCAGGTCAATTTCCAAGAAGCATGTAATAGTATTTCGGATTCCTATGAAATGTTTAATATTCAATCAAAAGCTGTGAAAAGAAAAGCTActatagaaaacagaagaaacaccGAGAATTCTAGAGATTTGGAAGgtatcagaaaaaagacaaatgattcaTTTTTGTATAATTATGAATCAGTTGACCCAAGCCATAGTAAAGTGATGGAGTCATCTTTACAAACCAAAGATAGCTCTTGCTCAGAATCAGGGATCTTGGAACAACAGACAGCTGAAGTATCAGaatcaggagaaaatgaaaaacataaaaaactttGCTTAGAACTTAACTCTTCAGAAAATCTCAGTAGAATCCATTCAGAAATGTTTGCAAGCCCTTTTCAGACATCATACTGCTTTGAGAAGAGTGGAGATGAtctagaaatacaaaatacaaatactatTGTTAATGGCATGGCTGCCAGTATCCTGAAAAATAATGGAATTCGGAATCAACTAGAGAGATTTAAAGTTGCTACCGAAATGGGatgccaatctctgccttttgcaacaacactattgagactacatggtgctcagagagaggaagagaaaaaaaaacagcctagTAATTGTGGAAGAACAAACGTTTTTAGTTATGGACAAGTTAAATTATGTTCCACTGGCTTTATAACTCATGTGGTACAAAATGAGCAAACTAAATCAACTGAAAgagaatatttacttaaaaattgtattcaaCCTGGTCCCATGAGTGCCAGAGAAACGTTTCTAAATAGAGCGTGCCATTCACTTCAGACTCCAGAAATCAAAGATAGAACCAGcactttaaataagaaatttgctCAACTGTCTAACAAAAAATTATGCAGAACAAATATAAGGTATGGGGTAGAGAACAAACCTATAGcaacttataaaaatgtttctatttctcaGGAAAGTAGTAAAAACTCACAAATAGATTGCTTATTACCTGACACATCCTCTTCCCCTTGGTGTACACATATTTCAAATGGTagtaagaaaatagataaattgattTGTTCCTCTAAACCCATAACCCATAAAAAGCTAAGCTTAGGTTCACAACTAGGATCTTTAGAGAAGTTTAAGAGGCAATATGGGAAGGTTAAAAATCCTCTGAATATAGAAGtggtagaaaataataattttgaaatctcTACCAGTCTCAGTCCTCAAGTTGAACCTGGCATTCCATGGAAAGACCAGAATCACTTAGACAACTCAGACATTTATAAAGTCGCTACGATGAAATATGACTCAAATAATAGTTGTCAACCAGTAAGTCACATGCTTTACCCAAAGAAGTTTCCATTCTCCAATGAAGAAGATTGTTTGGAACAACAGATGCCTTGCTTAAGAGAAAGTCCTATAACTCTAGAGGAATTATCTCATTTTAGCAGAAAACCTTTGGATGTCAAGCAGTCTCCTAAATCTTTAGCCTCTAAATTATCCAGAATGAAAGGTTGCGAAGGAGAGACTCAAGCAGTGGAAATGATGAGTCATTTTGATGAACTTCCACAATCAGATTCCAGTAGGAAAGACCATGACTTGTGCAGTGGGTTAACCCTAGATTCTTGTGAGTTAACTAAAAACAAGTATGAAAAAACAGAGAGTGACATCATTCCAGTGTTGGACTCTGTCACACAGGATAATTCCTTCAATAAAGATAGTGAAACATCCTCTAACAAGAGTACAACAGAGAATTCTGTGATACCAGAAACTCCTTTGGTGTTACCCTGTGATCGTTCTAAAGATGTCAGTAAAGATTCAGATGTTCTTATAGCTTCAGAACCACAAATAGGAAGTCCTGATTCTCCCAATAGAATGTCAGTGAGTCATGTAGAAGTTTCCACTGCTGACCAGAATGGAACTTGTTTTCAGAGTGAAGAATCTATAGCAAGAACTTGTTCTGTAGATGAAGAGTCAAGCACATGTTCTTTGGATTGGCAGCAGCATTTTGATGTAGCCCTAGGGAGAATGGTTTACATCAACAAAATAACTGGACTTAGCACATTCACTGCTCCTACTGAGGATGTTCGGGCTACTTGTACTAAAGACCTGACAACTATAGCTGTGGATGTCCTACATGAGAATG gaACTCAGTATAGGTGTCATCCTTTTAGAAGCGAcctcattcttcctttccttccaagaGCTCGGGAAGAGAGGACTATGATGAGACAGAACAGAG ATACTGTGGATGACACTGTTGGTAAAGAATCACTTCAGTCTTTGTTCTCAGAATGGGAAAATCCAGTATTTGCCCGTTATCCAGAG GTTGCTGTTGATGTAAGCAGTGGCCAGGCCAAAAGTCTAGTGgttaaaattcacaatgtcttaTATCCTTATCGTTTCACCAAAGAAATGATTCATTCGATGCAG GTTCTCCAGCAAGTGGATAACAAGTTTATTGCCTGTTTAATGAGCACCAAAACTGAAGAGAATGGTGAGGCAG